Below is a genomic region from Burkholderia pyrrocinia.
CGCCTTGCCTGTCGCTGTCGGGTCATGCACTGCATATCGAGCGCATCCGGCGGCTTGCGGATATCCTCGCCGCCAAAAGCGCGCTCCTCGGCGCGCGCCGCAGCGAGCGGATCGAGCAGGTGGCCGAATACGGTGTCGCCGACGTCCAGCTCTTCTGGCTCCTGCACTGCATTCATCAAGCGTGGCCGCAACTGCGCTTCCTCGCGTCGCATCCGGGGCAGCCCACGGATCGCCTGTACCAGGTACTCGCCCAGTTGGCAGGATCGTTGACCACGTTCTCGACGCGCGTGTCGCTGACCGACATCCCGCCTTACGATCACGCCGCGGCACATGAGGTCTTCGCGACGCTCGAATCGCTGATCCGCGATCTGCTGGACGCGATCATCCCGTCGCGGGTCGTGTCGATCGGACTTTCGCACACGACGCCGACAACCTGGGCCGGCCAGTTCCGTGACGAGCGCATCGTCGAAGACGCGGCGGACTGGTACCTGTCCGTCAGCGCCGCGCTGCCGGCATTCGAGCTCGTCGAACAATTTCCGCGCCTGTGCAAGATCGGTGCGCCGGACGACGTCGAGCACATCGTCAATTCCGCGGTGGCCGGCATTCCGCTCAAGGCCGTGCAGCGAGTGCCCGGTGCCATTCCGGTCCGGCTGGACAACCACTATTTCGCGCTCGATGCGCATGACGCCGCGCATGCGCGGATGCTCGCCGCACGCGCGTGCCAGATCTATCTGCCCGCGTCGATTCCGGACGCGTCGATCGAACTCTATGCGGTGCTGCGCTGATGAATGCCATCGTCTCCACTCGTCACGAATCCGCGCTGCTGGCGCGGGAGCCATCGTCCGGCCGCTCGCCCCGGCCTTCGATGCGGGCGCTGCTGCGCGATACCGCGCTGCTCGTTACCCACCTGTCGAACGGTGGGCAGATCGACAGCCACGAGAACCTGCGTCAGCAGTGCATCAGGCTCATCGCGCAGTTCGCGACGGCACTCGATGCGCAAGGAATCGCCGCCGATATCCGGGACGACGCCGTCCTCGCTCAGTGCGGGCTGATCGATGAAGCGGCATTGCGTTACCTTTCCGCGTCGGACAAGGGGAACTGGGAGTCCCGACCGCTGCAGGTCGAGCGCTTCGGCACCCACGACGCGGGAACGCGCATCTACGAGCGCCTCGATCACCGGATGCGCGAACCCGCGCCGAACGTCGACCTGCTCGAATGCTATGCGGCCGTGCTCGGCCTCGGGTTCCGCGGCCGTTACGCTGCCCGTTCGGGCCTGTCGGCGGAAGCCCACGACGGCGAAGCGAAACGTCAGGCCGTGATCGCTGCGCTGGTCGCACGGATCGATCAGTTGCGACCGGCCGCGCAGCCGGGGTTCGTCACCGACCGCTCGAACGCGCGACTGATCGACCGGCTCAGGCGCCTGTCGCCGTGGGCGATTGCGGGAACGGCATGCGTGATCGCGATATGCGTGTGGTTCGCGTGGGATCGCATCCTCGACGCGGAACTGGCACAACTCGTCCAGAAAGCGAAGCGGCCGTGACTTCCGATACCGCTCTCCCGCCGGCGGCAACACGCGCCGACTCCGATGCCGCCCGCGCGGCCCTGTCGGGCCTCGGCTACCCGCTGCGCACCGTCGTGACGATATCGGCCGCATTGGCGCTTGCCGTCATCGGATGGGTTTTGCCCGTCGACCGCGGCGTCATGTGGGGATTGATTGCGATCGTCGTCGCGCTTTCGGCGCTGATCGTCTGGTTGCATTCGCGCAGGTTGACGCATGCTCGCGAACGGAACGTGCACGTGCTTGGGCAACTCGGCGCGGCGACCGCCGACCTGCCCGTCGCGCTGCGCACCAGGATGCCGCTCGCCCTCGTCACCGGGGACGGCCTGCCCGCCCTGTTCGATCGCGACGCAACCCGGTCGCGTTTCGTCCACGTCGGCGACGGCGCCATCTGGTTACGGGCCGATCGCCCCCAGGATCTTCCCCGTCTTGCCGTCGCCGTCCGCCAGTGGCGGGACGGTCATGCGCCCGATTGCGTCGTGTTGTCGGTCGCGCCGGGACTTCATGCGAACGACGATGTGTTGTCGCAAACGCTGCGCGTCATCCGGCAGGCGGTTGCAGACACGTCGCGCCTGCTTGGTGCGTCGCTGCCGGGCTACGTCGCGATCTATCAGCGGCTCTCCGATTCAGCCGTTTCAGCGGGGCAGGCGCCCCAGTGGTATGGCGTATCGGCAGGCTCGCCGATCGCGGATATGCACCGTTTCGACTCCGCGATCGACGCAGCCGAATCCGATGCCCTCCATGCCGACGGAAGCCACGCAGTCGCGGCACGCGCCGCCGGCATCGGATCAATGATCGGATGGACTCGCCGCACCGTGTTCGACACGCTGACGGACCGACGCCAGCCTGCGTCGCCCTGGCCGTTGTTCGGCGCCGGCTGGATCGACCATGGCCCGGCGACGGGCCCCGGCAAGCCATGGGAACGTGAAGTCCGATCGTGCATCGGTATCGCGCCGGCCGCGCTATCTGCATCGCCTTCCCCATGGCCGCTGCCGCAGCCGCTGATCGATGCGATGCCGCGCCGGTCGTGGCGATCACCGCGCTTCACCGCGGTCGCGCATGTCGTCGCGATCGTTGCTTGCGCGGCAACAGTCGCCGTCTGCGGCGCCGCGAAAAACAACGAAACGCTGATGACCCGAATCGGCGAACACGTCGAGCGCTACAACCGCCTCCCCGCTGCGCAAGACGCCGCGAAGCGCGACGCGCTCGAATCCCTTTCGTCGGACCGCGACCAACTCGACCGGTATGCGCGCATCGGCGTTCCGCTCCGACTGTCGTTCGGCACATATCGCGGCGCTCGACTGCTGCCGATGCTCAACGACGCGATCGCCTCCTACGAACCGCCCGCGCCGCCGCCCGCCGTCGTCACGCTGGACAGCATGTCGCTGTTCGACAGCGGCAAAGCACAGCTGAAGCCGGGCACCACGCGCGCGATGGTCGATGCGCTCGAACTGATCAAGGCGCATCCCGGCAAGCGCGTACTTGTCGCCGGTTATGCGGACGACCAGGGCCGCCCCGACCGCAACCTGAAGCTGTCGATCGACCGCGCGACCGCCGTGCGCGACTGGCTCGTCGATGCATCGGGCTTGCCGACGACGCAATTCGCGATTCAGGGCTATGGCGATACGCGACCGGTAGCGGACAACGCGACACCCGAAGGACGGGCGAAGAATCGTCGGGTCGAAATCACGCTGGTGCCCGATATGCCGGCGCCGTCCGCTTCGATCCGCACCGCGATGTAACACGCGTTTTGGTTCCCGGGGCATCCGCCCCGGGTTTGTCAGCGCCGGGCTCCGGTTCCGGCGATTCGCAGTACGAAGAAGAAGGAGTGAACAAATGGCAATTCCGGCCTACATGTGGCTCAAGGACGACGGCGGTGCGGACATCAAGGGTTCGGTGACCGTCCAGGATCGCGAAGGCAGCGTCGAACTGGTCGCGTTCGATCACGGCGTGCACATTCCGACCGACGGCAACACGGGCAAGCTCACCGGCACGCGCGTGCACAAGCCGATCACGCTGACGAAAGAGACGGACGCGTCGACGCCCTATCTGTACAAGGCCGTGACGAGCGGCCAGACGCTGAAGTCGGTCGAGATCAAGTGGTACAAGATCGACGACGCGGGCAAGGAGAAGGAGTACTTCAACACGAAGCTCGACAACGTGAAGATCGTTGCCGTGAAGCCGAAGATGCTCGACATCAAGAACCCCGACTACGAGAAACACAACCATCTCGAAGACGTCGAACTGCGCTACGAGACGATCACGTGGTCGTACAAGGACGGCAACATTATCCACAAGGACACGTGGAACGAACGTTCCTGATGCGCTGACCGACCGGCGGAATCCGGCACGCCCGCGCGCCGGGTTCCGCTTCGCCGGTCGCCCATTCGCAGTCGCACCCCTCGGTTCGCATTGGCATCGCCCGATGCACACCCTCCTCCCTTCCTGATCCGCTATCGACATGACGCCGCCTCTCCGGGACGCCTCCCATCTCATTCGCCGCCTCAATCCCCATTGCACACGCGCGCTCGAAGCCGCAGCGAGCCTGTGCCAGACCCGGCTCGCGGACGAAATCGCGGTCGAGCACTGGGTGCTCAAACTGATCGAAGCGGATGACGGCGACATTCCGGCGATCCTGCGCCACTACGATCTCGATATCGATGCGGTGTGGGATGCGTTGATCGACGTGATCGACCGCATGCCACGCACGTTGCGCGGCATGCCGGCACTATCACGGCAGCTCGCCACGGTGATCGAGGATGCGTGGACGCATGCGGTGTCGGACGATTCCGACGGCACCATTCGCTCGGGCCACCTGCTGCAGGCGATCGTCGACGCGCCGCACGTCTTGCGCACGCAACGTGCGTGGCCGCTGTTGTCGGTTTCAAGCGCGCAGATTCGGCGCGTGCTGCCCCGGATCGGGCGACGTTCATCCGAGAACGCGTCCGATGAAATGACGTTGCAGCCGAACGCGTCGCCAACCGTCGATCAACCCGGCAATGCAGAGACGGAAATCTCCATCGATCGTCACGATCGGCAGGCACCGTCTCGCGCCACCGACGACAACGCCCTCGCGCGCTTTGCGCTCGACCTGACCGAAAAGGCCCGCCGTGGCGAGATCGATCCCGTCTTCGGCCGCGACCGGGAGATCCGGCAGATGATCGACGTGCTGGCGCGCCGCCGCAAGAACAACCCGATCCTGGTCGGCGAGCCGGGCGTCGGCAAGACCGCGCTGGTCGAAGGGCTCGCGTTGCGCGTGATCGAAGGCAGCGTTCCGGAAACGATCCGCGACACGCGCATCCTGACGCTCGACCTCGGCTTGCTGCAGGCCGGCGCAGGCGTGAAAGGCGAATTCGAGCAACGGCTGAAGAACGTGATCGACGAGGTGCGGACATCGACGACACCCATCCTGCTGTTCATCGACGAAGCACATACGCTGATCGGCGCGGGCAACGCGGCGGGTGGCGCCGACGCCGCCAACCTGCTCAAGCCGGCGCTGGCGCGCGGCGAGTTGCGCACGATCGCGGCAACCACGTGGGCCGAGTACAAGGAATATTTCGAACGCGATGCCGCGCTCGAACGGCGCTTCCAGGTCATCAAGGTCGACGAGCCCGACGACGACACGGCCTGCCTGATGCTGCGCGGGCTCGCAAGCCGCTATGCGAAACATCACGACGTCCACATTCGCGACGAGGCGATCGTCGCGGCCGTGCGGCTGTCGCGCCGCTACATTCCGGCCCGGCAGCTACCGGACAAGGCCGTCGATCTGATCGACACGGCGGCCGCGCGCGTGCGCATGGCGCTCGACGTGCCGCCGGTGGAGCTGCAGCAGGCACGCGCGACACTGACGGCACTCGAGCTGGAACGCGCCGCGCTCGATGCGGATTTCCGTGCCGGGATCGGTGACATCGCCGAGCGGCGCACCACGATCGACACGGAACACGACGCCGTGCGCGACACTGCCGACATGCTGCTCAGCCAGTACACGCGAGAACGCGAAATCGTCGACATCTTGCGCACCCTTCGCGGCGCAGTCGGCTCCGCGCCCGATCCGGTGGCCATTTCCAATGCCATCGATGCGCTGTCGACCGTTCAGGGCAAGTCGCCGATGATCGCCGCCGACGTTGACGCGCAATCCATTGCGCGCGTTGTCGCTGAATGGACCGGTGTGCCGGTCGGCAATCTCGTCGACGACGAACTGCGAAGCCTGCTCGCGCTCGAAGCGACGCTCGCTGCGCGCGTGGTTGCGCAGGACGATGCGATCGGCGCGCTGGCGGAGAGCCTGCGCACCGCCAAGGCCGGCCTGAAGAACGAGCACGCACCGCTCGGCGTATTCCTGCTCACCGGGCCGTCCGGCGTCGGCAAGACCGAAACCGCGCTGGCGCTCGCCGACCTGCTGTTCGGCGGCGAAGCCGCGCTGACGACGATCAACCTGTCCGAGTACCAGGAAGCACATACGGTATCGCAGCTCAAGGGCTCGCCGCCCGGCTACGTCGGTTACGGACGCGGCGGTGTCCTGACCGAAGCCGTGCGTCAGCGTCCGTACAGCGTCGTGCTGCTGGACGAAGTGGAGAAAGCGCATCGCGACGTGCTCGACATTTTCTATCAGGTGTTCGACCGCGGCACGATGCGCGACGGCGAGGGACGCGAGATCGATTTCCGCAATTGCGTGATCGTGATGACGTCCAATCTCGGCAGCGCGCAAATCGACGATGCAACGGCCGAGGAACCGGCGATCACGCACGAAGCGCTGCGCGAAGCCGTTCATCCTCAACTGGTCGCTCATTTCCAGCCTGCACTGCTCGCACGCTTTCAGACACTCGTCTATCGGCCGCTCGACGCGGCGGCCCTCGCGTCGATCGTGCGGAT
It encodes:
- a CDS encoding DotU family type IV/VI secretion system protein gives rise to the protein MRALLRDTALLVTHLSNGGQIDSHENLRQQCIRLIAQFATALDAQGIAADIRDDAVLAQCGLIDEAALRYLSASDKGNWESRPLQVERFGTHDAGTRIYERLDHRMREPAPNVDLLECYAAVLGLGFRGRYAARSGLSAEAHDGEAKRQAVIAALVARIDQLRPAAQPGFVTDRSNARLIDRLRRLSPWAIAGTACVIAICVWFAWDRILDAELAQLVQKAKRP
- the tssK gene encoding type VI secretion system baseplate subunit TssK, whose translation is MRIEKPLWHEGLILTQQHFQQQDRWNGFALQQLASAIAVSPWGTLNVDVDEEALASGRLKLTRLRLRFPDGTPVDTTVADALPPARDLISEIPADTQTVEVLAALALPDANGSNCRFDETALARPRRAYREFVKVTDLNGAAESEIAAERHAVRLLYGYESHADDTTCAIARLTRTTSGQFQIDRGYVPPCLSLSGHALHIERIRRLADILAAKSALLGARRSERIEQVAEYGVADVQLFWLLHCIHQAWPQLRFLASHPGQPTDRLYQVLAQLAGSLTTFSTRVSLTDIPPYDHAAAHEVFATLESLIRDLLDAIIPSRVVSIGLSHTTPTTWAGQFRDERIVEDAADWYLSVSAALPAFELVEQFPRLCKIGAPDDVEHIVNSAVAGIPLKAVQRVPGAIPVRLDNHYFALDAHDAAHARMLAARACQIYLPASIPDASIELYAVLR
- a CDS encoding Hcp family type VI secretion system effector, which translates into the protein MAIPAYMWLKDDGGADIKGSVTVQDREGSVELVAFDHGVHIPTDGNTGKLTGTRVHKPITLTKETDASTPYLYKAVTSGQTLKSVEIKWYKIDDAGKEKEYFNTKLDNVKIVAVKPKMLDIKNPDYEKHNHLEDVELRYETITWSYKDGNIIHKDTWNERS
- a CDS encoding OmpA family protein; protein product: MTSDTALPPAATRADSDAARAALSGLGYPLRTVVTISAALALAVIGWVLPVDRGVMWGLIAIVVALSALIVWLHSRRLTHARERNVHVLGQLGAATADLPVALRTRMPLALVTGDGLPALFDRDATRSRFVHVGDGAIWLRADRPQDLPRLAVAVRQWRDGHAPDCVVLSVAPGLHANDDVLSQTLRVIRQAVADTSRLLGASLPGYVAIYQRLSDSAVSAGQAPQWYGVSAGSPIADMHRFDSAIDAAESDALHADGSHAVAARAAGIGSMIGWTRRTVFDTLTDRRQPASPWPLFGAGWIDHGPATGPGKPWEREVRSCIGIAPAALSASPSPWPLPQPLIDAMPRRSWRSPRFTAVAHVVAIVACAATVAVCGAAKNNETLMTRIGEHVERYNRLPAAQDAAKRDALESLSSDRDQLDRYARIGVPLRLSFGTYRGARLLPMLNDAIASYEPPAPPPAVVTLDSMSLFDSGKAQLKPGTTRAMVDALELIKAHPGKRVLVAGYADDQGRPDRNLKLSIDRATAVRDWLVDASGLPTTQFAIQGYGDTRPVADNATPEGRAKNRRVEITLVPDMPAPSASIRTAM
- the tssH gene encoding type VI secretion system ATPase TssH, whose product is MTPPLRDASHLIRRLNPHCTRALEAAASLCQTRLADEIAVEHWVLKLIEADDGDIPAILRHYDLDIDAVWDALIDVIDRMPRTLRGMPALSRQLATVIEDAWTHAVSDDSDGTIRSGHLLQAIVDAPHVLRTQRAWPLLSVSSAQIRRVLPRIGRRSSENASDEMTLQPNASPTVDQPGNAETEISIDRHDRQAPSRATDDNALARFALDLTEKARRGEIDPVFGRDREIRQMIDVLARRRKNNPILVGEPGVGKTALVEGLALRVIEGSVPETIRDTRILTLDLGLLQAGAGVKGEFEQRLKNVIDEVRTSTTPILLFIDEAHTLIGAGNAAGGADAANLLKPALARGELRTIAATTWAEYKEYFERDAALERRFQVIKVDEPDDDTACLMLRGLASRYAKHHDVHIRDEAIVAAVRLSRRYIPARQLPDKAVDLIDTAAARVRMALDVPPVELQQARATLTALELERAALDADFRAGIGDIAERRTTIDTEHDAVRDTADMLLSQYTREREIVDILRTLRGAVGSAPDPVAISNAIDALSTVQGKSPMIAADVDAQSIARVVAEWTGVPVGNLVDDELRSLLALEATLAARVVAQDDAIGALAESLRTAKAGLKNEHAPLGVFLLTGPSGVGKTETALALADLLFGGEAALTTINLSEYQEAHTVSQLKGSPPGYVGYGRGGVLTEAVRQRPYSVVLLDEVEKAHRDVLDIFYQVFDRGTMRDGEGREIDFRNCVIVMTSNLGSAQIDDATAEEPAITHEALREAVHPQLVAHFQPALLARFQTLVYRPLDAAALASIVRIKLDKIAERLHRQHAVTLTCADNLIESIAQHCVSRESGARSVDAFLNQRVLPVVSRELLGRMASGTAPRQILLSATAEGSLTIDFIDAPTASDTGTTRWNDR